CTGACCGGCAGTCGCTCGCCGCTTACGGCCCAGATGTGGTACGCCCTGGCTGATGCCGAGTTGATGTTGGGCAATTACTACGACTCGCTGGATGCGGCGGACGCCGCGCGCAGGCTGGCGCGTGGGGCAGTGAGCGATGTGCTGGTGGCCGATGCCTACGGGATCAGCGCCGAGGCGTGGCGCATCATGGGCAACTGGGCCCAGGCGCGCAGTCACTGCAACGAAGCGCGCCGGCTCTACCTCAAAGCGGGCCTGCCTCACGCCGAGGGACAGATGTGGATTGACTGGAATCTGGGCCGCGTCGCCACGTCCGAAGGCAACTACGACGAGGCGCTGGAGCACTTCGACCGAATGGCTGCCATGGCGCAGCGACTGGGTCATGGCGGCGGCGCGCTCCTCCAACGTTACGGCGTCGCCATGCTGGCCGACCTGCAAGGCAAGCTCAGTGACACCCTGGACCAGTACGCGCCGATGCAGCGCGATGTGCACCGTGACGGCAATGCTTATTGGGATGCGATGGCCCTGTGGAAGATGGCCGATGTGTTGCGCCGGCAGGGTGATGTGGTGCGCGCAGTCTCCATGGCGCAGCAGGCCATCCACATTTACGAGGCGCTCGACAACGCAGACCTGGTCGCCTCGGTCACGTTCACGCTGGGCTATTGCCAGATTCACCTGGGCAAGGCTGAGCCGGCGCGCGAGGCGTTCGCCAGCGTCACCGTGCGCTCCACGCACGGCGTTGACCAGTCCACTGTGCGCATGGCGCGCATCGGCGAGCGGTTCGCCCTGTTGGCGCGCACCGCCGCGCAAGACAATCCGTGCTTCGATGAGTTGCTGCCACTGATTACACCCGACGCGACCGACGCGACGTTGCCCCGCCTCAACCTGCGGTTCGAGTTGCTGGAAGCGTTGTTCGTCGCCGAAGCGATGCGCCTGAATAATCGGGCGGCGATGGCCCACGACCACTACGCCACCATCGCCCGGCGCGCGGCAAAGCACGATCACCCTCTCGAGCACGCTCATGCGTTGCTCGGTCTGGCCGAGGCGAAGCGCATGCTCGGCCAACCCGACCGCGAGACGCCGCTTCGGGCACTGGCCATCTACGAGGGGATCGGCGCGGCATGGGGACAAGTGCACGCGTGCATCGCACAGGCGCTGATCGAACCGTGCGCGGCTTCGCGACAACTGCAAGAGGCGAAACGCATCGCGCAGGCATGCGCATTCCGCGATGACCTGGCGCTGATCGAGCGATTACAAACCGGCGCGCGACGCACCGAGGAGCATCACGCGCTCACCTTCGCGTGATCGTGTGGCCCACCGGCTCGGTCATTCGAGCTGATCTTCGTCCCACGGCGGCGTCTCCCGCTCCTTCCGTCCCAGGAAGATGAATGACTCCAGGTCTTCCAGATCTTCGGGGCTGTAGCGAGCGACGACTTCGCGCACCGCGTCGAGTTCGGCGTCGGAAGCCCAGCCGAGCATGCGCGAGACATCGGCCCAGTCCTGAGCCCGCTGCGCCGACAGTTTCATGAGCGTTAGATAGGGCAGGCCGATCACCGGATAGCCGGCCGGGTCATAGTTCGGCTTCCCGAGTGCCTCCCTCAGCCAGGGATAGTTGCCGAAAAGCACATCCACCTCGACGCCCTCTGGGGAATGCAACAAGTAGCCAGGCACGGCCAGGCGAGAAACCACCTCGTAGCCGGCCTGTTTGAACCGGCGCATCACCTCATCACCATCGTCGCGATGAACAAGGATGTCCATGTCCTTTGTGGCGCGTTCTGGCATGTAGGCGCGCGTGGCGACGCCGCCGATCAAGGCCCAGTCAATCCCCTCTAGGATCGGGCGCAAGTCGGGCCAGGGATGCATGGCAGTCCTCCTTCGCATGAACTCGTGGCTGCTGCCGGTGCCCGGGCGAATGCGGCGCTTGAGCATCTCGATCATGAAGCGTCGCTTTTGGCGCGGGGTGAGGTTGCCGTCCGGCGCGATACGAGCGATGGCAGGCGGCACAGGCAGATCGCTCATCGCAAAGAATTATAGTTTCGAGGCGACCTGCAAAAGTTCTCGAGGACCGGCGGAAATGCGCCGGAGACGGCTGCGCTCACTGCGTTTCTCATGCATAGCGCACCAGATGCACCGCGCCGGCCAGTTGAACTGCCTCGGGCTCGCAGGTTGCGAAGCGCAGCGCCAACGGTTCGCCGGGCGCCAAGTGTTCCGGCGCGATCTCGCCTACGGCCCAAGATAAGCCGCTCCAGATGGCCTTGTCGTAGTTCACTTGAACCGGCACTTCCCGACCCGATTGGCGCGCTGTGATGGTCAGGAGCTTGGCCAGCGTCGTGCCGTTCGGTGGGCTGCCGCCGCTGGTGCGCTTGGCGATGCCGCGCGCGTCGGTCTGCCGGAAGACCACCCGCACGTGCGCGTCACGCGGCGCAGGGATCGTCGTTGTGATCGCCTTCGCGCCGTCCGCGACGAACTCGGCGGGCACAGGCTCGATGGATGAGGGGATGATCACATCATCCTGCACGCCCAAGTCGTATCGCGCATCGGCATAGCGACCCAGGCCGATGAGCGCCATTTGCTCCGCACCGAGCGTGATCTGCCGGCTGCCCAGCACCGGCTCGAACCCGGCGTCCCAGAAGAGCAACCGCACCGGCGCGCTTACCGAGGCCGCCGCAAGCGCTTCGCCCAAATCCACGGTGGCCGTCCGTTGGCTGGGATTGACGACCGTGATCAGCGCGCCGTCTGCGCCGGCGGCGACGAAGCCATACGGTTCACCTGTGCCCGGCATGGCGCCGAAAGCGTCGCACCGGCCATGCGCTTGCAAGTCCATGAACATCGCCTGCGCTTTGGCGAACCAGCACGCATCGGCCTCGCCCAACAGGTCGAGGTTGCCGTAATACGTGTTCGCCCATCCCCCGCGCGCCAGCGATAGCAGCAACATGCCGCGCCACGCCGCCGCGCCGCGATAGTAGCAGGTGCCGGTCGTGCCGATCATGAAGCCGGAATTGTCAATACGCGACAAAGGCAGGCCGTTCAAGGCATAGGCGCGCACCATGTGGTCGGAATACACGTCCTTGGCGCGCCAGAAATTCATGGCCGGCACGTCGGCCGGACGCGGGTCGCCGCAGTAGATGGCGTCGAATACTTCGAGCCACCGCGTATCCATCACCTTGCGAAAGGGCAGGCTGGTGTTACTCTGGGTCACGTAGGACGCGCCACGATAGCGCGTCTGCTCTTCGAAGCCGTTGTAGGCGAGAAAGACCACGCCGGGGTGTTCATGGCGAAAGCGCTTCAGGCCGGCGATGAACGCAGCGATGTTCTGGGCGCGAATCTCCGAAGGCAGCATGGTCTGCGCAATGGCCGGCGGCGCCGTGTCGAAGTTCATGAAATCCACCTTGAACAGCCGGACGCCGCGCTCGTACCATAGATGCAGGCTCTCCAAGAAGTGCGCGAAGAAGCCGCCGCTGAACAGGCAGCACGCCGTGTTGTCCTCGGTGAGCGAATCGTGCCAGGCAGGCACCGGATCGAGCGCCAGGCACGAATTACCGGCCACCCACAATCCGGGGAGCACGCCGTTGCCCAAGCATCGGTCGAGCCAGGCGTCGGGGCCGTTCGGCCAATGCGGCCGGCGCCAGGTGCGGTAGCCTCCGTCGCGCGCATACCAGAAGGCGTCCATCAGGTAATAATCGAAGCGCACGCCCAACGATCGCAAACGCAGTAATTCACGCAATTGGCGCAGCGCCAGCGCTTCGGTCAGTTCGACCACATCGGACAACTCATCGTAGGCTGCCCAGTTGATGTAGATGGAGAGAGGATGTTTCAACATGATGGGTGTTGCCGCGGATTGTATGCGCCCACAAGCACAATGCCCAACGCGCTTCGGAGCGTGCTGGGCGCAGGCACATCGCGTAATAGGGGCAAAGACAGCGCTTGGTAGGGCGCGGAGCGGAGTCCGCGCCTATTCAATGGTGCGCTGCGGACTCTGCGCTTGTCTCGATTGACAGGACGCCTAGGCGTGAACGCCAGAGCTGAAAGAACGGGCATGGTGGCACAGACTGATGAGCTCGCGTGGCCATTCGGCCACAGTTCGATTCGCGCACGGCCCGCACCCTTCTGCGCGGCCATTCATGGCTGCGCCATCGCCGCGCTAACGATCCCCAATCTTGAAATGCACCCGCGGACGCATCGGCGCTGAACTCCTGCACTGCATGGTAGAATCCCGCCCGGCTTAGAGCCGGAATATCACAGCATGCGCCTGGATGGTCGAGGCCTGTTCCGCGTACGGAATCCGAAGACCGCGTGAGAGGCGCAGAGGTAAACAGGAGAACGAAAACTACATATGCCAGTCGTCCCCATGAAGGCACTGCTCGAAACGGGCGTGCACTTCGGCCATCGCACTAAGCGGTGGAACCCCAAGATGAAGCCGTATATCTTCACGGAGAGGAACGGCGTTCATATCATTGACCTGCAACAAACGATCGTCGCGATTGACGAAGCTGCCGCGTTGATTCGCGACATCGTCGCACGCGGCGGGACGGTGCTCTTCATCGGCACCAAGCGCCAAGCCCAAGAGCCGATCATGACGCAGGCGCAGCGCGCCGGCCAGCCCTACATCACCGAGCGTTTCCTCGGCGGCACGCTGACCAACTGGCGCACCATTAAGTCGCGCCTGGATCGCCTGGCCGAGCTAGAGGCCATGAAGGAGCGCGGCGAACTGGAGCGCTTCACCAAGAAAGAGGCACTGCTGCTCACACGCGAGATTGATCGGCTGAACCGGCGCATGGGCGGCATCAAGAATATGCGCCGCCTGCCCGACGCGCTATTCATCGTGGACGTCAGTCGCGAGGCCAACGCCGTCAAAGAAGCCAACCGGCTTGGCATCCCCGTCATCGCAATGGTAGATACCAACTGCGACCCCGACGGCGTGGACTACGTCATCCCGTCGAACGACGACGCGATTCGCGCGATCAAGTTGATCGTCGAGGCCATGGCGAACGCGGCGTTGGAAGGCCTGGCGCTGCGCAAGGGCGCAGACGAGATCGAGGCCGTCACCGGCGCCGAGGAGAAGGTTGCTGCCGGCGAAGACCTACGCGCCGGCGAATTCGCGCTGGACGAAGAGATGTTGTTGCGCTCGTTCGCCCCCGACTTGGACGAAGACGAGGGGTGAAGCCCGGAGCAAACGAAGATGGCAATCACAGCAGAGATGGTGAAACAACTGCGCGAGCAGACCGGCGCAGGCA
The window above is part of the Candidatus Roseilinea sp. genome. Proteins encoded here:
- the rpsB gene encoding 30S ribosomal protein S2, which translates into the protein MPVVPMKALLETGVHFGHRTKRWNPKMKPYIFTERNGVHIIDLQQTIVAIDEAAALIRDIVARGGTVLFIGTKRQAQEPIMTQAQRAGQPYITERFLGGTLTNWRTIKSRLDRLAELEAMKERGELERFTKKEALLLTREIDRLNRRMGGIKNMRRLPDALFIVDVSREANAVKEANRLGIPVIAMVDTNCDPDGVDYVIPSNDDAIRAIKLIVEAMANAALEGLALRKGADEIEAVTGAEEKVAAGEDLRAGEFALDEEMLLRSFAPDLDEDEG